A genomic window from Excalfactoria chinensis isolate bCotChi1 chromosome 18, bCotChi1.hap2, whole genome shotgun sequence includes:
- the LOC140260429 gene encoding torsin-1A-like isoform X1, translating into MKLLHAGVLSILAPALMPTVDPLSTYLIVGGAAIGWQLFSPHSWLRCSLLECCNAKDTLNFSVVKTDLERKVFGQHLAVQIVLRALSTNLQSKRPKKPLVMSFHGWTGTGKSFVSSIIAENLYRLNAWRRRFVHHFSTVLHFSHGSHVHLYKEQLQSWIRGNVSACPRSLFVFSEMDQMPHGLIDAILPFLGYRGEIDGVHYGKAIFIFLNNAGGDKITEVALDYWRRMKRREDIPAEELQDLLSEDIFRNPSSGFFQSQLIQKNLIDYFIPFLPLEYKHVKQCVREELRAQGHPEEEDLITEIASAMADYPSEERLYSSKGCKTVASRVALST; encoded by the exons ATGAAGCTTCTCCATGCTGGTGTGCTCTCCATCCTTGCGCCTGCACTGATGCCCACCGTGGACCCGCTCAGCACTTACCTCATTGTGGGGGGTGCAGCCATCGGATGGCAGCTCTTCTCCCCTCATTCCTGGCTCAGGTGCAGCCtcctggagtgctgcaatgcAAAGGACACGCTGAATTTCTCAG TTGTGAAGACGGATTTGGAGCGAAAAGTCTTTGGCCAGCACCTGGCTGTCCAAATAGTTCTGAGAGCTCTGAGTACCAACCTTCAATCCAAGAGGCCCAAGAAGCCCCTGGTGATGTCCTTCCACGGCTGGACTGGCACAGGCAAATCCTTTGTCAGCAGTATCATTGCAGAGAACCTCTACCGACTCAACGCGTGGAGAAGGAGGTTTGTGCACCACTTCAGCACGGTGCTGCACTTCTCACACGGTTCTCACGTCCATCTGTACAAG gagcagctgcagagttGGATTCGGGGCAACGTCAGCGCCTGCCCGAGGTCCCTGTTTGTATTCTCTGAGATGGATCAAATGCCGCACGGTCTGATAGATGCCATCCTGCCATTCCTCGGCTACCGCGGCGAGATTGATGGAGTTCATTACGGCAAGGCCATCTTCATCTTCCTCAA CAATGCAGGCGGAGATAAGATAACGGAGGTTGCTCTTGATTACTGGAGAAGGATGAAGAGGAGAGAAGACATCCCTGCAGAGGAGCTCCAAGATCTGCTCTCTGAGGACATCTTCAGGAACCCAAGCA GCGGTTTCTTTCAAAGCCAATTGATCCAGAAGAACCTGATTGACTATTTCAtccctttcctccctcttgAATACAAACACGTGAAGCAGTGTGTCCGGGAGGAGCTGCGTGCTCAAGGGCATCCTGAGGAGGAAGACCTCATCACAGAGATTGCCTCAGCAATGGCAGACTACCCCAGTGAGGAAAGGCTCTACTCCAGCAAGGGCTGCAAGACTGTGGCCTCCAGAGTGGCTCTGAGCACGTAG
- the LOC140260429 gene encoding torsin-1A-like isoform X2, whose amino-acid sequence MPTVDPLSTYLIVGGAAIGWQLFSPHSWLRCSLLECCNAKDTLNFSVVKTDLERKVFGQHLAVQIVLRALSTNLQSKRPKKPLVMSFHGWTGTGKSFVSSIIAENLYRLNAWRRRFVHHFSTVLHFSHGSHVHLYKEQLQSWIRGNVSACPRSLFVFSEMDQMPHGLIDAILPFLGYRGEIDGVHYGKAIFIFLNNAGGDKITEVALDYWRRMKRREDIPAEELQDLLSEDIFRNPSSGFFQSQLIQKNLIDYFIPFLPLEYKHVKQCVREELRAQGHPEEEDLITEIASAMADYPSEERLYSSKGCKTVASRVALST is encoded by the exons ATGCCCACCGTGGACCCGCTCAGCACTTACCTCATTGTGGGGGGTGCAGCCATCGGATGGCAGCTCTTCTCCCCTCATTCCTGGCTCAGGTGCAGCCtcctggagtgctgcaatgcAAAGGACACGCTGAATTTCTCAG TTGTGAAGACGGATTTGGAGCGAAAAGTCTTTGGCCAGCACCTGGCTGTCCAAATAGTTCTGAGAGCTCTGAGTACCAACCTTCAATCCAAGAGGCCCAAGAAGCCCCTGGTGATGTCCTTCCACGGCTGGACTGGCACAGGCAAATCCTTTGTCAGCAGTATCATTGCAGAGAACCTCTACCGACTCAACGCGTGGAGAAGGAGGTTTGTGCACCACTTCAGCACGGTGCTGCACTTCTCACACGGTTCTCACGTCCATCTGTACAAG gagcagctgcagagttGGATTCGGGGCAACGTCAGCGCCTGCCCGAGGTCCCTGTTTGTATTCTCTGAGATGGATCAAATGCCGCACGGTCTGATAGATGCCATCCTGCCATTCCTCGGCTACCGCGGCGAGATTGATGGAGTTCATTACGGCAAGGCCATCTTCATCTTCCTCAA CAATGCAGGCGGAGATAAGATAACGGAGGTTGCTCTTGATTACTGGAGAAGGATGAAGAGGAGAGAAGACATCCCTGCAGAGGAGCTCCAAGATCTGCTCTCTGAGGACATCTTCAGGAACCCAAGCA GCGGTTTCTTTCAAAGCCAATTGATCCAGAAGAACCTGATTGACTATTTCAtccctttcctccctcttgAATACAAACACGTGAAGCAGTGTGTCCGGGAGGAGCTGCGTGCTCAAGGGCATCCTGAGGAGGAAGACCTCATCACAGAGATTGCCTCAGCAATGGCAGACTACCCCAGTGAGGAAAGGCTCTACTCCAGCAAGGGCTGCAAGACTGTGGCCTCCAGAGTGGCTCTGAGCACGTAG